Proteins encoded within one genomic window of Citrobacter amalonaticus Y19:
- a CDS encoding helix-turn-helix domain-containing protein has product MTQKNPQTHQDHDWHRADIVAALHKRGWSLRGLSKHHGYKTPTALNNALDRKWPKGQLIIAQAIGVAPQIIWPSRYQNDFNDSFVHVHK; this is encoded by the coding sequence ATGACGCAAAAAAATCCGCAAACACATCAGGATCACGACTGGCATCGAGCTGATATTGTCGCGGCTTTGCACAAACGTGGCTGGTCACTCCGTGGGCTTTCAAAGCATCACGGTTATAAAACCCCAACTGCCCTTAATAACGCTCTGGACAGAAAATGGCCGAAAGGACAGCTAATCATCGCGCAAGCGATTGGTGTCGCGCCACAAATCATCTGGCCTAGTCGTTACCAGAATGATTTTAACGACTCTTTTGTTCATGTACATAAGTAA
- a CDS encoding AAA family ATPase, translating into MSIQAELNDLMGRKGYSQTQVARAMGKSPAVINQYLQGKYAGDVRSIDELARSFIAREADKEKSRRITSRFISTVTSRKGIEVIRLAHLDGDLNVIYGAAGLGKTMILREYAAQHRDALLIEADPGYTARVVLEELCSLLGLSKRGNMHELSESCISALRESGRLLMVDEAENLPYRALETLRRIHDKSGIGLILAGMPRLIINLKGKRGEYQQLYSRVGLALNIGDSLPQEDICDIAVSMLPDAAGTDVSAALFKASHGNARRLFKLVRGVSRHSEISGQAVSAGAVRKFAEMLIN; encoded by the coding sequence ATGAGCATACAAGCAGAACTGAATGACCTGATGGGGCGTAAGGGCTACAGCCAGACACAGGTAGCCCGCGCAATGGGCAAAAGTCCGGCAGTCATTAACCAGTACCTGCAGGGGAAATATGCAGGTGATGTACGCAGTATTGATGAGCTGGCCCGCAGCTTCATTGCCCGTGAGGCGGATAAAGAAAAATCCCGCCGTATCACGTCCCGCTTTATCTCCACCGTGACCTCGCGCAAAGGGATTGAAGTGATCCGCCTGGCGCATCTGGATGGTGACCTGAACGTCATTTACGGTGCCGCAGGGTTAGGCAAAACCATGATCCTGCGCGAGTACGCCGCGCAGCATCGCGACGCACTGCTGATTGAGGCCGACCCCGGCTACACCGCCCGTGTGGTGCTGGAGGAACTCTGCAGCCTGCTGGGGCTGAGTAAGCGCGGGAATATGCACGAACTCAGCGAATCCTGCATCTCCGCACTGCGTGAATCTGGTCGTCTGCTGATGGTCGATGAGGCGGAGAATCTGCCATACCGGGCGCTGGAAACCCTGCGCCGTATCCATGATAAGTCCGGTATCGGTCTGATTCTGGCAGGTATGCCGCGCCTCATCATTAACCTCAAGGGGAAGCGTGGTGAATACCAGCAGTTGTATAGCCGCGTCGGCCTGGCACTCAATATCGGCGATTCACTGCCGCAGGAAGATATCTGTGATATCGCCGTCAGCATGTTGCCTGATGCTGCCGGAACAGATGTAAGCGCGGCGCTGTTTAAGGCGAGCCACGGCAACGCCCGCCGTCTTTTCAAGCTGGTTCGCGGTGTCAGCCGTCACAGCGAAATCAGTGGTCAGGCGGTCAGTGCAGGTGCTGTCCGTAAATTTGCAGAAATGCTGATTAACTGA
- a CDS encoding Mu transposase C-terminal domain-containing protein produces MSIKTHFSAEELAQMSLPGLPGTSRNIRERAKKEGWASQKRKGVGGGLIYPIDNLPHEAQQAIREQMYQSILGNKLDSNPVRPRKTSTVRQRDELELIRQCPALLEREVGSLTAKQKEIADARATLAMEIEKLRDAGMSRTDAVSYVSMESRKGTLPAHLLKAAEMANARKGSNRAGVGTRALQEWLTIFETTKPGVERMAMLAPGHLKAKKPEQIKWLPDFLAHWRNRKGPNLREAYRSFKAEWSIVYADQPAMAAACPSYDTVRRAMEKLPRREKARGRVSGSAALAYECFQKRDWSQMPVNGCWIADGKSLEMKVAHPDHGRPFTPELTLIIDGRTRFITGWSLALSESVIAVADAYRYAMRHFGKPLFVYSDNGGGETNKTLDADVTGIFSRLGIDHPTSIPGRPQSRGIIERLNKGVPRRVAMQFDTFSGDSADREHARITSRAIQSAVKAQENGRELTPVQRAALGKLPSWQQLLDAIAEEVDAYNNGHEHRELPKRNGRHMTPAAYRRAVLEAEGDEIEYLTDVELREAFMPEMVRTAQRGWLRLFNNDYFSEELIQVDSEEVRVAFDIHDPQSVIVRRMDGSYVCTAIWNGNKRAAIPVSAMDVAVEKRRQRRLNRVEDKRQEIEAEGRSVLPGQRFDDLTSFIPAEYSRITEEEHYFFLETDRDEYLRKTGNTGK; encoded by the coding sequence ATGAGTATAAAAACTCACTTTAGCGCTGAGGAACTTGCTCAGATGAGTTTGCCAGGGTTGCCTGGCACATCTCGGAACATACGTGAACGAGCTAAAAAAGAGGGGTGGGCGTCTCAAAAGAGGAAAGGCGTCGGTGGCGGTCTCATCTATCCCATTGACAACCTTCCCCACGAAGCTCAGCAGGCAATACGCGAGCAGATGTATCAAAGCATTCTGGGAAACAAACTCGATTCAAACCCAGTCCGTCCGCGCAAAACATCCACTGTCAGACAGCGCGACGAACTGGAACTGATTCGCCAGTGCCCAGCATTGCTTGAGCGTGAAGTGGGCTCGCTGACAGCAAAGCAAAAAGAGATCGCCGATGCCCGCGCCACGCTGGCCATGGAGATCGAAAAGCTGCGTGACGCGGGCATGTCCCGTACTGATGCAGTCAGTTACGTATCAATGGAGTCCCGCAAGGGCACTCTGCCCGCACACCTGCTGAAAGCGGCGGAAATGGCCAACGCCCGCAAGGGTTCAAACCGTGCTGGTGTTGGAACCAGAGCACTGCAGGAATGGCTGACCATTTTTGAAACCACAAAACCTGGTGTTGAACGGATGGCCATGCTGGCTCCCGGCCACCTCAAAGCGAAGAAACCAGAGCAGATTAAGTGGCTCCCGGATTTTCTGGCGCACTGGCGTAACCGCAAAGGCCCGAACCTGCGCGAAGCGTACCGCAGCTTTAAAGCTGAATGGAGCATTGTCTATGCAGACCAGCCTGCAATGGCTGCTGCATGTCCTTCTTATGACACCGTTCGTCGAGCTATGGAGAAATTACCGCGCCGCGAAAAAGCACGTGGTCGTGTCAGCGGCTCTGCTGCACTGGCTTATGAATGCTTCCAGAAACGTGACTGGTCACAGATGCCGGTTAATGGCTGCTGGATTGCGGATGGTAAGTCACTGGAAATGAAGGTCGCGCACCCTGACCATGGTCGCCCGTTCACACCGGAACTGACACTCATTATTGATGGCCGCACCCGCTTCATTACGGGCTGGAGTCTGGCGCTGTCCGAAAGTGTCATCGCGGTGGCCGATGCTTACCGCTACGCCATGCGCCATTTTGGCAAACCGTTGTTTGTGTATTCCGATAACGGCGGCGGTGAAACCAACAAAACGCTTGATGCTGATGTGACGGGTATTTTCAGCCGCCTGGGTATTGATCACCCGACCAGTATTCCGGGGCGTCCACAGTCGCGCGGCATCATCGAACGGCTTAACAAAGGTGTTCCCCGCCGCGTGGCCATGCAGTTCGACACCTTCAGCGGTGACAGTGCTGACCGTGAACATGCCCGCATCACGTCCCGCGCCATCCAGTCTGCTGTTAAGGCGCAGGAGAACGGTCGCGAACTGACGCCGGTACAGCGTGCAGCGCTCGGCAAACTGCCGTCATGGCAGCAGCTGCTTGACGCCATCGCCGAAGAAGTCGACGCCTACAACAACGGCCATGAACACCGTGAGTTGCCAAAGCGCAACGGGCGGCACATGACACCTGCGGCTTACCGCCGCGCCGTTCTGGAAGCTGAGGGAGACGAGATCGAGTATCTGACCGATGTTGAGCTGCGCGAAGCCTTCATGCCGGAGATGGTACGCACCGCCCAGCGTGGCTGGCTGCGCCTGTTCAACAACGACTATTTCTCCGAAGAGCTGATTCAGGTCGACAGCGAAGAGGTTCGCGTGGCCTTTGATATTCACGATCCTCAGTCGGTCATTGTCCGGCGGATGGATGGCTCTTATGTCTGCACGGCCATCTGGAACGGCAACAAACGCGCCGCCATTCCGGTCAGCGCGATGGACGTGGCCGTTGAAAAACGTCGCCAGCGCCGCCTTAACCGCGTTGAGGACAAACGTCAGGAGATTGAGGCCGAGGGCCGCTCTGTCCTGCCGGGGCAGCGGTTTGATGACCTGACCAGTTTTATCCCTGCGGAATACAGCCGCATCACAGAAGAAGAACATTATTTCTTCCTCGAAACAGACCGTGATGAATACCTGAGAAAAACCGGCAATACCGGTAAGTGA